From a region of the Nitrospirota bacterium genome:
- a CDS encoding glycosyltransferase family 2 protein, which translates to MQDLRDKFQSAVWRPAGEIARPFVRHPHPAPSPGVFWQVGRGPGASLVTVVIPTIDADRGGYFAQLLGQISRQTLQQYELIVVLGDPRQGRAINVAAALAQGRYVLTLDDDTSIHAPETFANLVAVLETCPEIGMVGGNNVIPDDASPFVRRAMRQIPRRSWMPVKEVTESDLAEHPCLVMRTEEFKAVGGENELLPRGLDPYLRQAFRDLGKRVVVAPGVLYSHLPPTTWRGLLRQFVRNGRQAAFVNRHYPQWAIETPSDHGAFTLRVPFWVRAVRFPWQLAKALLTGKPIWCLCEVAYAVGFLQERWRKKA; encoded by the coding sequence ATGCAGGATCTGCGGGATAAATTTCAATCAGCCGTGTGGCGGCCGGCCGGGGAGATCGCCCGGCCTTTCGTGCGCCACCCCCATCCTGCGCCTTCGCCCGGGGTGTTCTGGCAGGTGGGCCGGGGGCCCGGCGCGTCGTTGGTGACCGTGGTCATTCCGACGATCGATGCGGATCGGGGCGGCTACTTCGCACAGCTGTTGGGACAGATCAGTCGGCAGACGCTGCAGCAGTATGAACTGATCGTCGTGCTCGGTGATCCGCGTCAGGGGCGGGCCATCAATGTCGCGGCGGCCCTGGCGCAGGGGCGCTACGTGCTCACGTTGGACGACGATACCTCCATCCATGCGCCGGAAACGTTTGCGAACCTGGTGGCCGTGCTGGAGACCTGTCCCGAGATCGGCATGGTCGGCGGGAACAATGTGATTCCGGATGATGCCAGTCCGTTCGTGCGGCGGGCGATGCGGCAGATCCCGCGGCGTTCGTGGATGCCGGTGAAGGAGGTGACGGAATCCGACTTGGCCGAACATCCCTGTTTGGTGATGCGGACCGAGGAATTCAAGGCTGTCGGTGGTGAGAACGAATTGCTGCCTCGCGGGCTGGATCCGTACCTGCGTCAGGCGTTCCGTGATCTTGGTAAACGGGTCGTTGTCGCGCCCGGCGTGCTCTATTCTCACCTGCCGCCGACGACCTGGCGGGGGCTCCTCCGGCAATTCGTCCGCAACGGGAGGCAAGCGGCGTTTGTGAATCGCCATTATCCGCAATGGGCGATCGAGACGCCGTCGGACCACGGCGCCTTCACGCTCAGGGTTCCATTTTGGGTCCGGGCGGTCAGGTTTCCATGGCAGCTAGCAAAGGCGCTGCTGACCGGAAAGCCGATTTGGTGTCTTTGCGAGGTCGCCTACGCGGTCGGCTTTCTCCAGGAACGGTGGCGGAAGAAGGCGTGA